Proteins from a genomic interval of Equus quagga isolate Etosha38 chromosome 11, UCLA_HA_Equagga_1.0, whole genome shotgun sequence:
- the EVI2B gene encoding protein EVI2B yields MDLKYFVLILFCGHLNDTFFSETEATTTEKQPQSTSFGSPTPYNSANSQNTTGNPLSQPTQFNNVSSEQAIPTTTVAAGQPTQAAYVSSGKPAAHTSAGQPLAYNITRQPIPTANISSQQTALPVFTSVRQLPPATHTSTRQSPTFVYTSTQPPSSVHTSRKPTSTNVHHPPTKQTTVKHPPRVTPGFITETTSNKNTPHKTNSNTIAAILIGVILISMLVTIIMIVLWKCLRKPVISDQNWAGRSPFADGETPDICIDNIRENEVSTKRTSIGSFMAWKPNKSTLLADDLEIKLFESSENNEDSNNLQTEKIKDHVNGTSEDSADGSTIGTAVSSSDDAELPPPPPSLLDLEGRESNQSDKPGMTTASPLPKDSTNLPPSLNSLNEVCEDHNSEFKQSFPPPPDSLNLPLPSGDFMKNQEDYNNEIQCQEFSIPPNSDQDLNESLPPPPEELL; encoded by the coding sequence ATGGATCTCAAATATTTCgtcttaattttgttttgtggACACCTGAACGATACATTCTTCTCAGAGACAGAAGCAACTACAACAGAGAAGCAACCACAGTCTACTTCATTTGGATCACCAACGCCATATAACTCAGCTAATTCTCAAAACACAACAGGGAATCCGTTGAGTCAACCAACACAATTCAATAACGTTTCTTCTGAACAAGCAATACCAACTACCACAGTCGCTGCTGGACAACCCACACAAGCTGCCTATGTCTCTTCTGGAAAACCGGCAGCACACACTTCTGCTGGACAACCACTTGCCTATAACATAACCAGACAACCAATACCAACGGCCAACATCTCCTCCCAACAAACAGCACTACCTGTGTTCACCTCTGTTAGACAACTACCACCAGCTACCCATACTTCTACCAGACAATCACCAACATTTGTCTATACTTCCACTCAACCACCATCATCTGTCCACACTTCTAGAAAACCAACTTCAACGAATGTTCATCATCCACCCACAAAACAAACAACTGTCAAACATCCACCTAGGGTTACACCAGGATTCATCACAGAAACTACAAGTAATAAAAATACTCCACATAAAACCAATTCTAATACAATAGCTGCCATATTAATTGGTGTAATTCTGATTTCTATGTTGGTAACTATAATCATGATTGTACTATGGAAGTGCTTGAGAAAACCAGTTATAAGCGATCAAAACTGGGCAGGTAGATCTCCGTTTGCGGATGGTGAAACCCCTGACATATGTATAGATAACATTAGAGAAAATGAAGTATCCACAAAACGTACATCAATTGGTTCATTTATGGCCTGGAAACCAAACAAAAGCACACTTTTAGCAGATGATTTAGAAATTAAGTTGTTTGAATCAAGTGAAAACAATGAAGATTCTAACAACCtccaaacagagaaaataaaagatcacGTAAATGGTACATCGGAGGATAGTGCTGATGGATCAACAATTGGTACTGCGGTTTCTTCTTCAGACGATGCCGAGCTGCCTCCaccacctccttcccttcttgATTTGGAAGGACGGGAAAGTAACCAATCTGACAAACCTGGAATGACAACTGCATCTCCTCTTCCAAAAGATTCCACCAATCTCCCACCATCTCTGAACAGTCTTAATGAAGTCTGTGAAGATCATAATTCTGAGTTCAAACAGtcatttccacctcctcctgatTCACTTAATTTGCCTCTGCCATCAGGAGATTTTATGAAAAACCAGGAAGATTACAACAATGAGATCCAGTGTCAAGAGTTCTCTATTCCTCCTAACTCTGATCAAGATCTCAATGAATCCCTGCCACCTCCACCAGAAGAACTGTTATAA